A window of the Chloroflexus sp. Y-396-1 genome harbors these coding sequences:
- a CDS encoding nodulation protein NfeD: MGHYFWQNVSKIAQQGLIVYPVRLLIIVLIWLSIASSVGSQPVQPLYQVEYEGVLTSYAAGYIRRALREAEAANAQALLVKLTPQGTVLAEARALAREIAEARVPVIIYISPAGHDAGAAGTWLLAAAHIAAMAPDSRFGIAAPLLAPVTGVSETTQDLLLEEQVQQFETWGAARQRNVTWAEQALRSGFITTAGQAIETTPPIIDIVARDLTELLQRLEGRVVTLSDGTQITLSTLGVRPLIIEVNLVEAVLLILANPTVVFFLLIMAGLAFYAEFLSPTVGILAGLGVLLLAGAIIGMIALPVQWLSVLGILIAFGLVAADLFVPSHGTLTVIGVGVMIASSLTLFDSTQAPGVAVALWAIILVALLIALFAIGGLWLALRSRNRPVVTGQEVLIGRLAEVRKRLDPEGMVFVEGALWRAVCENGVAEEGEYVRVTGIYALRLTVRRIDPQESSVQTS; this comes from the coding sequence TGCTTCTAGTGTAGGATCTCAACCAGTACAACCGTTATATCAGGTTGAATATGAGGGCGTACTCACTAGCTATGCGGCTGGCTATATCCGGCGTGCATTGCGGGAAGCGGAAGCAGCGAATGCACAGGCACTGTTGGTAAAACTGACGCCTCAAGGAACGGTGTTAGCAGAAGCGCGTGCGTTAGCCAGAGAAATTGCCGAGGCGCGTGTACCGGTTATCATCTATATCAGTCCCGCTGGTCACGATGCTGGCGCAGCCGGTACGTGGTTGTTAGCCGCTGCGCATATTGCTGCTATGGCACCTGATAGTCGGTTCGGCATTGCTGCACCGTTGCTTGCTCCGGTAACCGGTGTCAGTGAGACAACCCAGGATTTACTGCTGGAAGAGCAGGTGCAGCAGTTTGAGACATGGGGTGCGGCGCGGCAGCGGAATGTAACTTGGGCAGAACAGGCATTACGTAGTGGGTTTATTACTACTGCTGGTCAGGCAATAGAGACTACCCCACCGATAATTGATATCGTCGCTCGTGATCTCACCGAACTTCTCCAGCGTTTAGAGGGTCGGGTTGTTACCCTGAGCGATGGTACACAGATCACACTGTCTACCCTCGGTGTGCGTCCACTGATTATAGAAGTGAATCTGGTAGAGGCAGTATTATTGATCTTGGCTAATCCTACGGTGGTCTTCTTCTTGTTGATTATGGCTGGGTTGGCCTTCTATGCCGAGTTTCTCAGCCCAACCGTCGGTATCCTGGCCGGATTAGGCGTGCTGTTGTTAGCAGGCGCGATCATTGGTATGATTGCCCTGCCGGTACAATGGCTTAGTGTGTTGGGCATTCTCATCGCCTTTGGTCTGGTAGCGGCAGATCTCTTTGTGCCATCGCACGGTACGCTGACAGTCATTGGGGTGGGTGTTATGATCGCCAGCTCGCTAACCCTGTTCGATTCAACGCAGGCGCCTGGAGTGGCAGTAGCGCTATGGGCGATCATCCTGGTAGCATTATTGATTGCGCTGTTCGCCATCGGTGGGCTCTGGCTGGCATTACGTTCGCGGAATCGTCCGGTGGTAACCGGACAAGAGGTATTAATCGGTCGGTTGGCCGAGGTGCGCAAGCGTCTCGATCCAGAGGGAATGGTGTTTGTCGAAGGTGCACTCTGGCGGGCGGTATGCGAAAATGGAGTTGCCGAAGAAGGTGAATATGTGCGGGTGACCGGCATCTATGCCTTGCGGTTAACTGTGAGGCGGATCGATCCTCAAGAGTCATCTGTGCAGACATCCTAA
- a CDS encoding slipin family protein: MGATFFLLACLAVLAFIALMILLSAIKIVPEYERGVIFRLGRLMGPRGPGIFFVIPVFERMVRVDMRVITMDVPVQEVITLDNVTIKVNAVLYFQVINPNWAVTKVMDYIRATMQIAQTTLRSVVGQVELDELLAQREKINQKLQQIIDEQTEPWGIKVTIVEVKDVELPQNMQRAMARQAEAEREKRAKLIHADGELQASRTLAEAARVLASEPVTLQLRYLQTLTEIATEKNSTIVFPLPIDMLKTFFSASNTPDSDARKMVRND; encoded by the coding sequence ATGGGGGCAACGTTCTTTCTGTTGGCATGTCTGGCGGTTCTCGCTTTCATTGCACTGATGATCTTATTGTCGGCGATCAAGATCGTTCCAGAATACGAGCGTGGGGTGATCTTTCGATTGGGGCGGCTGATGGGACCGCGTGGACCCGGTATCTTTTTCGTGATCCCGGTCTTTGAACGGATGGTACGAGTAGATATGCGTGTGATCACAATGGATGTACCGGTCCAAGAAGTGATTACGCTTGATAACGTGACCATCAAAGTCAATGCGGTTCTTTATTTCCAGGTGATTAATCCGAACTGGGCAGTGACAAAGGTGATGGATTATATCCGGGCGACAATGCAGATCGCCCAGACCACCTTGCGCAGTGTCGTTGGCCAGGTTGAACTGGATGAGTTGCTGGCCCAGCGGGAGAAGATCAATCAGAAGTTGCAGCAGATCATCGATGAGCAGACTGAGCCGTGGGGGATTAAAGTCACGATTGTGGAAGTGAAGGATGTTGAGCTGCCACAGAACATGCAACGAGCGATGGCTCGCCAGGCTGAAGCTGAGCGCGAAAAGCGGGCGAAGCTGATTCACGCCGATGGCGAATTGCAGGCCTCGCGCACGCTGGCCGAGGCTGCCCGTGTGTTAGCCAGTGAGCCGGTGACGTTGCAACTACGCTATTTGCAGACCCTGACCGAGATCGCCACCGAGAAGAATAGTACAATCGTTTTCCCGCTACCAATCGATATGCTCAAGACCTTCTTTTCGGCATCCAATACACCAGATAGCGATGCTCGAAAGATGGTACGGAACGATTAA
- a CDS encoding DMT family transporter, producing the protein MHRLDETQRPLDVAMVVAAALSWGTIGVAVGWLYRLTETTSLSIGFLRLLLSAPVLLITARLLAGQQAFHIKPHHRLTLGLIGGAFAGYQVAYFAAIPYLGVAAAVLINICSAPIFTALLARIFLGEHLRPKTWLAISGAVIGAGLLVGGTPQVASTADLLIGTALALTAGFSYSLVILGARMIAAEYHPVVPVALSFTLGAFLLMPAALASGLVVDYPLQGWMLIIYLSIVPTAIAYALYVRGMRSVRATTAATITLLEPLGSALLAIVLLGERFTASGIVGAALLIASIVVIARQ; encoded by the coding sequence ATGCACCGTCTTGATGAAACCCAACGCCCGCTCGATGTGGCGATGGTTGTTGCTGCTGCTCTCTCCTGGGGGACGATTGGGGTTGCAGTTGGCTGGTTGTATCGCCTGACCGAGACTACCTCGCTCTCGATAGGTTTTTTACGGCTGTTACTCTCGGCGCCAGTACTGCTGATAACGGCCCGCTTGCTTGCCGGTCAGCAGGCGTTTCACATCAAACCCCACCACCGCTTAACGCTAGGTCTGATCGGTGGCGCATTCGCCGGCTACCAGGTCGCCTATTTTGCTGCCATCCCATACCTCGGTGTCGCAGCAGCGGTATTGATCAACATTTGCAGTGCGCCGATCTTCACTGCTCTGCTGGCGCGGATCTTTCTCGGTGAGCATCTACGCCCCAAGACATGGCTGGCAATCTCTGGTGCGGTCATCGGAGCCGGTCTTCTCGTCGGAGGCACGCCTCAGGTAGCCTCGACAGCCGACCTCCTGATTGGTACTGCCCTGGCACTGACAGCTGGCTTTTCGTACAGCCTGGTGATCCTCGGTGCACGCATGATCGCTGCGGAATACCATCCGGTAGTACCGGTCGCTCTATCGTTTACCCTTGGTGCTTTTCTGCTTATGCCTGCGGCGCTCGCTAGCGGACTGGTCGTCGATTATCCGTTGCAGGGCTGGATGCTCATCATCTATCTCAGTATCGTGCCAACAGCGATTGCCTACGCGCTATACGTGCGAGGAATGCGCAGTGTCCGGGCGACCACTGCCGCTACAATCACCCTGCTCGAACCGCTTGGTTCTGCACTGCTGGCAATTGTTTTACTTGGTGAGCGATTTACCGCTTCAGGAATAGTTGGGGCTGCCCTGCTCATCGCCAGCATCGTGGTGATTGCCCGCCAGTAG
- the rpoD gene encoding RNA polymerase sigma factor RpoD, whose translation MIEQLLAAARVRGYITHADILATFPNPEHDIADIDQLYAMLQAEGIKVIESSDELEGPNEFEPDSDVDLIADLPDLGEIAFDDPVRMYLQEIGQVPLLTAEQEVELAKAMEAGAIARQRLDREEYSSARERLELERAVQQGQDARHHLIQANLRLVVSIAKKYTSYGLTMMDLVQEGNIGLMRAVEKFDYKKGHKFSTYATWWIRQAITRAIADQSRTIRLPVHMGEAISQVKRMSHRLQQTMQREPTPEEIADAMGISAGKVRRTLEASMHPLSLEMPVGQEGEGRMGDFIEDDRISTPAEAAAASLLREQLEEVLMKLPERERKIIQLRYGLKDGRYRTLEEVGMEFGITRERIRQIEAVALRKLRHPHLGKKLRGYLD comes from the coding sequence ATGATCGAGCAACTGCTCGCCGCAGCTCGCGTGCGGGGATACATTACGCACGCCGACATTCTTGCCACCTTCCCCAATCCAGAGCACGATATTGCCGATATCGATCAGCTCTATGCAATGTTGCAGGCCGAAGGGATCAAAGTTATCGAGTCGAGTGATGAACTTGAAGGACCGAACGAGTTTGAGCCAGACTCAGATGTTGACTTGATCGCTGATTTGCCCGATCTGGGTGAGATTGCATTTGATGACCCGGTTCGGATGTACCTGCAAGAGATCGGGCAAGTACCTTTGTTGACTGCCGAACAAGAGGTTGAACTGGCAAAAGCAATGGAGGCAGGCGCAATTGCCCGCCAACGTCTTGATCGCGAAGAGTATTCTTCGGCACGGGAGCGTCTTGAACTAGAACGTGCGGTACAACAGGGACAAGATGCACGCCATCATCTGATTCAGGCCAATTTGCGCCTGGTTGTGAGCATTGCTAAAAAGTATACTTCGTATGGCCTGACGATGATGGATCTGGTACAAGAGGGAAATATTGGCCTAATGAGGGCGGTCGAGAAATTTGACTACAAGAAGGGTCATAAATTTAGCACTTATGCAACCTGGTGGATCCGTCAGGCGATTACCCGTGCCATTGCCGATCAGAGTCGTACTATTCGTCTGCCTGTTCATATGGGTGAGGCCATTAGTCAGGTGAAACGTATGTCGCATCGTCTCCAGCAGACGATGCAGCGCGAACCCACACCTGAGGAGATCGCTGATGCGATGGGTATTTCAGCCGGAAAGGTACGCCGGACGCTCGAAGCCAGTATGCACCCGCTCTCGCTTGAAATGCCGGTTGGGCAGGAAGGCGAGGGGCGCATGGGCGATTTCATTGAGGATGATCGAATCTCGACCCCGGCTGAAGCAGCGGCTGCCTCTTTGTTGCGTGAGCAGCTTGAAGAGGTGCTGATGAAACTACCCGAACGTGAGCGCAAGATTATTCAATTGCGCTACGGCCTCAAAGATGGCCGTTACCGTACCCTCGAAGAGGTCGGTATGGAGTTTGGGATTACTCGCGAGCGGATTCGGCAGATCGAAGCCGTTGCTTTGCGTAAGCTGCGCCATCCTCACTTAGGGAAGAAACTCCGCGGCTATCTCGATTAG
- a CDS encoding PolC-type DNA polymerase III, with protein sequence MITSYLQQPISELPLLFFDVETTGLDIQAGHRICEVAMLRYEHGNETGSLNTLINPERELDPQAAQINGLRPEDLYQAPRFAEIAPSVVTLGQNAVRVAHNLPFDETFLNMELTRAGYPPLTGPALDTLELARRLGMRRGSLSLKALATTLDLPIPTHRAMEDVLTLKALFHHLMNEMAGIGIVTLDDALRFARGLLPGQPEPEAPPLLAAALANGATLRIIYTSNSSPQPIERRIRPIALTVEPNGPSVCAFCYLRNDIRNFLLAKISAYLPDSEDVTS encoded by the coding sequence ATGATCACGTCTTACTTACAACAACCGATAAGCGAGCTGCCTTTACTCTTTTTCGATGTCGAAACTACCGGTCTCGATATTCAAGCTGGTCATCGCATCTGTGAGGTTGCCATGCTCCGCTATGAGCATGGCAACGAAACAGGTTCGCTGAATACGTTGATCAACCCTGAGCGTGAACTCGATCCGCAGGCGGCTCAGATCAATGGCCTGCGACCTGAAGACCTGTACCAGGCGCCACGGTTTGCCGAGATCGCACCAAGTGTTGTCACCCTCGGCCAAAACGCAGTGCGTGTTGCCCATAATCTCCCTTTCGATGAGACGTTCCTCAATATGGAACTGACCCGAGCTGGCTATCCACCCCTCACCGGCCCAGCACTTGATACACTCGAATTAGCACGCCGCCTCGGTATGCGCCGTGGTTCACTCAGCCTGAAAGCATTGGCGACCACCCTTGATCTCCCTATTCCTACCCATCGAGCGATGGAGGATGTGTTAACTCTTAAAGCTCTCTTTCATCACCTCATGAACGAGATGGCCGGTATCGGTATCGTCACGCTAGATGACGCACTACGCTTTGCCCGCGGATTACTCCCTGGTCAACCAGAACCAGAAGCGCCGCCGCTACTCGCCGCTGCCCTGGCTAACGGCGCCACATTGCGCATCATCTACACCTCAAACAGTAGCCCACAACCTATCGAACGTCGCATTCGCCCTATCGCATTGACGGTCGAGCCAAACGGGCCGAGCGTGTGCGCTTTCTGCTATTTGCGGAACGATATTCGTAATTTTTTACTTGCGAAAATCAGCGCATATCTGCCTGATTCAGAAGATGTCACGTCATAA
- a CDS encoding SH3 domain-containing protein, which produces MQTTLNQIPTPLAIGLIVLGVVIILLVVLIVRRRRASQAPPPAPEIPPTTIDYTAIPLEEPQSWRNRWRNLPLVLKLLIIISIIIVAPNLLCAGFFLCIWVAAFVLSLSGGQTAAPPPIPTPSPIPVTLTIEDATIVRANPLTLSVRVRSTGLPDNTELQVELRADGQPLRWFDPARRIQIRRDRGDFREAKLPDGDPTPEGRKYTVVVSTPDGSLSAEAELEVLPTFAAAFYGVEPTPSPSPTLSATATPTVIVVQETPTPLPPTATPTPALPTGQPVAVINGGNVRKLPYTGVNNVIGGINAGEQVQILARTPNALWYYVRTIRNEVGWVSRTLIAVTDLIAAETPVANVVSVFVSGSIYLAADTGSAVIDQVDPPEVVELFERTADGTWYRVRTVRDREGWVQASLLGIPDDVAAQVPVTK; this is translated from the coding sequence ATGCAAACAACGCTTAACCAGATACCGACACCACTCGCGATTGGGTTGATCGTTCTCGGTGTCGTCATTATTCTGCTAGTTGTGCTGATTGTGCGGCGGCGGCGTGCATCACAGGCGCCTCCTCCTGCACCGGAAATTCCGCCAACAACGATCGACTATACAGCCATCCCGCTCGAGGAACCGCAAAGCTGGCGGAATCGGTGGCGAAATCTCCCTCTAGTATTAAAGCTTCTCATTATCATTAGCATCATTATCGTAGCCCCAAATTTGCTGTGTGCCGGATTCTTTCTGTGTATATGGGTCGCTGCTTTTGTGCTGAGTCTGAGCGGTGGTCAGACTGCCGCACCACCACCTATACCGACCCCATCACCCATACCGGTTACACTCACCATTGAAGATGCAACCATTGTCCGCGCCAACCCACTAACCTTAAGTGTGCGTGTACGCAGCACCGGCCTACCCGATAACACCGAATTGCAGGTTGAACTACGAGCTGATGGTCAACCGCTGCGCTGGTTTGATCCAGCAAGGAGAATCCAAATTCGTCGTGATCGTGGTGATTTCCGTGAAGCAAAACTTCCTGATGGCGATCCAACGCCAGAAGGCAGAAAGTATACCGTTGTCGTCAGTACGCCCGACGGTAGCCTGAGTGCTGAAGCTGAACTGGAAGTGTTACCAACCTTTGCTGCTGCGTTTTACGGTGTTGAGCCAACGCCCTCTCCTTCGCCAACGCTGTCGGCAACTGCAACCCCCACAGTAATCGTTGTACAGGAAACTCCGACGCCGCTACCGCCAACAGCCACACCTACGCCAGCACTGCCAACCGGACAACCGGTAGCGGTGATCAACGGTGGTAATGTGCGGAAGCTTCCCTACACCGGCGTGAACAACGTGATCGGCGGCATTAACGCTGGCGAACAGGTGCAGATTCTGGCCCGTACTCCTAACGCACTCTGGTATTATGTACGAACTATTCGGAACGAAGTAGGCTGGGTCAGTAGAACGCTGATTGCCGTTACCGATCTGATCGCTGCCGAGACACCGGTTGCCAACGTGGTGAGCGTCTTTGTGAGTGGCTCGATCTATCTGGCAGCCGATACGGGCAGCGCGGTAATTGATCAAGTCGACCCGCCGGAGGTTGTTGAGCTGTTTGAGCGCACCGCTGATGGTACATGGTATCGAGTACGAACGGTTCGTGACCGTGAGGGCTGGGTGCAGGCTTCGCTGCTTGGCATTCCCGATGATGTAGCTGCTCAGGTGCCGGTAACAAAATGA
- a CDS encoding ferritin, whose protein sequence is MLSEKIQQALNRQITYEYAASYTYLAMAAYFESLSLTGFAHWFRVQSEEEREHAMRFFDYVNDRRGRVTLGAIEEPRNEFASPLDAFEHALAHEQRVTASIHSIYALAVQENDYATMSMLKWFIDEQVEEEKNADEIIQHLKLIGNDGVGLLMLDRKLAERREEE, encoded by the coding sequence ATGCTTAGTGAAAAGATTCAACAGGCTCTGAACCGCCAGATCACCTACGAATATGCCGCCTCGTATACCTACCTGGCAATGGCGGCCTACTTTGAATCGCTCTCCCTGACCGGTTTCGCACATTGGTTCCGCGTTCAGAGTGAAGAGGAGCGCGAGCATGCAATGCGCTTCTTCGATTATGTCAATGACCGTAGAGGACGGGTCACACTCGGCGCCATCGAAGAACCGCGGAACGAATTTGCCTCCCCGCTCGATGCCTTCGAGCACGCCCTGGCCCATGAACAACGGGTGACGGCTTCGATCCATTCCATCTATGCCTTAGCCGTGCAAGAGAATGACTACGCGACGATGAGTATGCTGAAATGGTTCATCGATGAGCAGGTCGAAGAAGAGAAGAACGCCGACGAGATTATTCAACACCTCAAACTGATTGGGAACGACGGTGTCGGCCTGCTGATGCTTGATCGCAAATTAGCCGAACGCCGAGAGGAAGAATAG
- the topA gene encoding type I DNA topoisomerase: protein MGDKVVIVESPAKARTIQKYLGKGYKVASSMGHVRDLPKSGLAIDIEHDFTPSYEIVKPKVVSELSQVVRNADAVYLATDPDREGEAIAWHITQAVKLPKKTPVYRVVFQEITRNAVQQALQQPRQINQNLVEAQQARRVLDRLVGYQLSPLLWDKVKRGLSAGRVQSVAVRLIVEREREIENFQPREYWTIEADLLKEGGLTPRDLFRAVLIERDGKKLEKFSIERREQAEEIVTELQGATYTVARVTRRDKRRSPPPPFTTSTLQQEAARKLGFSAKKTMMLAQRLYEGVDIGGEDGIVGLITYMRTDSVQVAAEAQAEAREVIARRFGNEYLPDQPPVYKTKAKGAQEAHEAIRPTSSARLPELLSEKLERDLWRLYDLIWKRFIASQMAPAVFDSTTVDIAASPVIAGAPSSLFRATGSVLKFPGFLAVYNVSLDEGEEDEDSERRLPPLAEGETLQLVELLPLQHFTEPPPRYTEASLVKELERLGIGRPSTYATILSTIQEREYVEMVDKKLIPTTLGRIVTDLLVEHFGNIVDYDFTSALEQQLDDIAEGSKQWVPVLREFYGPFRSTLELAQHQMRNVKREEIVTDLDCPKCGQAKLVIRFGRNGEFLACSRYNRDGEGESCDFTSNFHRDENGQIVIDKTSAPETSDVLCNVCGRPMVVKKSRFGPFLGCSGYPECTNTRRIGRDGKPAPLPEPTGVTCPKCGEGELLRRRGKFGRPFYGCSRYPKCDYITNSLDEAQVEAPSTESVKPKEELSTPTPSRSTRRSRKIA, encoded by the coding sequence ATGGGTGACAAAGTCGTAATTGTTGAGTCGCCGGCAAAGGCGCGGACGATTCAAAAATATCTGGGCAAAGGGTACAAGGTCGCTTCTAGTATGGGGCATGTGCGTGATTTGCCCAAAAGCGGTCTTGCTATCGATATTGAGCACGATTTCACACCTTCATACGAGATCGTAAAACCGAAGGTGGTCAGCGAGTTGAGTCAGGTGGTGCGTAATGCTGATGCGGTGTATCTGGCTACCGACCCTGATCGTGAAGGCGAGGCGATAGCCTGGCATATTACGCAGGCAGTAAAACTCCCGAAAAAAACTCCGGTGTATCGGGTTGTTTTTCAAGAAATTACCCGCAATGCAGTGCAACAGGCGTTACAACAACCGCGCCAGATCAATCAGAACCTGGTTGAAGCGCAGCAGGCGCGTCGTGTCCTTGATCGGCTGGTCGGCTATCAGTTAAGTCCGCTACTGTGGGATAAAGTCAAGCGTGGACTGAGCGCCGGTCGTGTACAATCGGTAGCAGTGCGGCTGATTGTCGAGCGGGAGCGCGAGATTGAGAATTTCCAACCCCGAGAGTACTGGACGATTGAGGCCGATCTGCTCAAAGAGGGCGGGCTTACGCCGCGTGATCTCTTCCGTGCGGTCCTGATTGAGCGTGATGGGAAGAAGCTGGAGAAGTTCTCTATTGAGCGTCGCGAGCAAGCCGAAGAGATCGTCACCGAACTTCAAGGCGCAACCTATACCGTTGCTCGTGTCACACGTCGCGATAAGCGGCGTAGTCCACCACCTCCTTTTACCACCAGTACTCTGCAACAGGAGGCGGCGCGTAAATTAGGGTTCAGCGCCAAGAAGACCATGATGCTGGCCCAGCGTCTGTACGAAGGGGTCGATATTGGTGGTGAGGACGGTATCGTTGGACTCATCACATATATGCGAACCGACAGTGTGCAGGTAGCCGCAGAAGCGCAGGCGGAGGCACGGGAAGTTATTGCCCGGCGTTTTGGGAACGAATATCTGCCTGATCAACCACCGGTGTACAAAACGAAGGCGAAAGGCGCGCAAGAGGCACACGAGGCGATTCGTCCGACCAGTAGTGCTCGTTTGCCAGAGCTGCTAAGTGAAAAGCTCGAACGTGATCTGTGGCGGCTTTACGATCTGATCTGGAAACGGTTTATTGCCTCGCAAATGGCGCCAGCGGTGTTCGATAGTACAACGGTTGATATTGCAGCATCACCGGTGATTGCCGGTGCACCGTCGTCTCTCTTCCGTGCTACCGGATCGGTGCTCAAGTTTCCCGGCTTTCTCGCCGTTTATAACGTTAGTCTTGATGAAGGTGAAGAGGACGAGGACAGTGAACGCCGGTTGCCGCCTTTGGCTGAGGGTGAAACGTTGCAACTGGTCGAATTGTTGCCGCTTCAGCACTTCACCGAACCGCCGCCACGGTATACTGAGGCCAGTCTGGTGAAGGAATTGGAACGACTGGGGATTGGTCGTCCCAGTACGTATGCGACGATCCTCTCGACCATCCAGGAGCGTGAATACGTCGAGATGGTTGACAAGAAGCTGATTCCCACTACCCTGGGACGCATTGTTACCGACCTACTGGTTGAGCACTTCGGGAATATCGTTGACTACGATTTTACCTCGGCGCTTGAGCAACAACTTGACGATATTGCTGAAGGTTCAAAGCAGTGGGTGCCGGTCTTACGAGAATTCTATGGCCCATTCCGATCCACACTTGAGCTGGCTCAGCACCAGATGCGCAATGTCAAACGCGAAGAGATTGTGACCGATCTCGATTGCCCGAAGTGTGGTCAGGCAAAGCTGGTGATTCGTTTTGGACGTAACGGTGAGTTTCTGGCCTGTTCCCGCTACAATCGCGATGGCGAAGGTGAATCGTGCGACTTTACCAGTAATTTTCATCGTGATGAGAATGGTCAGATTGTCATCGACAAGACCAGCGCCCCCGAAACCAGTGATGTCTTGTGTAATGTCTGCGGGCGACCAATGGTGGTGAAGAAGAGTCGCTTCGGTCCCTTCCTCGGTTGTTCGGGGTATCCTGAATGTACCAATACACGTCGGATTGGCCGTGATGGGAAGCCGGCGCCGCTTCCCGAACCGACCGGCGTAACCTGCCCGAAGTGTGGTGAAGGAGAGTTGCTGCGGCGGCGGGGTAAGTTTGGACGCCCCTTCTATGGCTGTTCGCGCTATCCGAAGTGCGACTATATTACCAATTCGCTCGATGAGGCTCAGGTGGAAGCACCATCGACAGAATCGGTTAAACCTAAAGAGGAATTGTCTACACCGACACCTTCACGTTCGACGAGGCGCTCGCGCAAGATCGCCTGA
- a CDS encoding cysteine hydrolase family protein translates to MTAIKDLATRSTSFLTYLEEWYHNLPHVDLATIVDKTPERVALCSIDMINGFCKEGPLAGPRVGALVEPVVRLFNRAYELGVRAFILTQDTHDPNTPEFASYPPHCLAGTAESQTIRELAELPFAEQMVVIEKNSLSSHLGTRFGAWLSEHPQIDTFVLVGDCTDLCVYSAAMHLRLEANALNLKRRVIVAANAVDTFDTPVATARELGIYAHDGDLHHVLFLHHMAQNGIEVMNIV, encoded by the coding sequence ATGACCGCGATCAAAGACCTGGCAACGCGCAGCACCTCGTTCCTCACTTACCTCGAAGAGTGGTACCACAATCTACCGCACGTTGATCTGGCAACCATTGTTGATAAGACCCCCGAACGAGTCGCGCTCTGCTCGATTGATATGATCAATGGCTTTTGCAAAGAAGGACCACTGGCAGGGCCACGAGTCGGCGCATTGGTCGAACCGGTCGTGCGGCTTTTCAACCGCGCCTACGAACTCGGCGTCCGTGCATTCATTTTGACGCAGGACACCCACGATCCGAACACGCCTGAGTTTGCCTCATATCCACCGCATTGTCTGGCCGGTACTGCCGAAAGCCAGACCATCCGTGAACTGGCCGAATTACCATTTGCCGAACAGATGGTTGTCATTGAGAAGAACTCGCTCAGCTCACACCTCGGTACACGCTTTGGCGCTTGGCTGTCTGAGCATCCGCAAATTGACACCTTTGTTTTGGTTGGTGATTGTACTGATCTGTGCGTATACAGTGCCGCAATGCACCTGCGTTTGGAAGCGAACGCTCTGAACCTCAAACGCCGGGTGATCGTGGCAGCCAATGCGGTCGATACCTTTGATACTCCAGTAGCAACCGCACGCGAGTTGGGGATTTATGCCCACGACGGTGATCTGCACCACGTCCTTTTCCTACACCACATGGCACAAAACGGAATTGAAGTAATGAATATAGTATAG
- the phoU gene encoding phosphate signaling complex protein PhoU, translated as MVRERYIRQIGALREDLLRMFSMVEQQLLRAIRCLETWDTIAAAQIMNDDRQIDDAWRALEESVIHLLATQQPVVASDLRLTSVVSAIASELERIGDYANSIAKRVRRAARRTAFVAPPPQMQEMAQLALQMLNTSLEAFLRQDVDLARSLTAYDEQVDELEDTLRALIIADARQDPERFEAAIDLLDMVHALERTADRATNIGERVIYLATSSQTTLN; from the coding sequence ATGGTTCGCGAGCGTTATATTCGCCAGATCGGCGCCCTTCGTGAAGACCTGCTGCGCATGTTCAGTATGGTTGAGCAGCAGCTTCTGCGCGCAATTCGTTGTCTGGAAACGTGGGATACCATCGCTGCTGCTCAGATTATGAACGATGACCGACAGATCGATGATGCATGGCGCGCACTTGAAGAAAGTGTGATTCATTTGCTGGCAACCCAGCAGCCAGTTGTGGCTTCCGACTTGCGTCTGACCAGTGTGGTGTCGGCGATTGCCAGTGAGTTAGAGCGGATTGGCGATTATGCGAACAGCATTGCCAAACGAGTACGGCGCGCTGCTCGTCGGACAGCGTTTGTCGCCCCACCACCGCAAATGCAAGAGATGGCACAACTGGCGTTGCAGATGCTGAACACCAGTCTTGAAGCCTTTTTACGTCAGGATGTTGATCTAGCCCGTTCACTTACCGCGTATGATGAACAGGTTGACGAACTCGAAGATACGTTGCGTGCGTTGATTATTGCCGATGCGCGCCAGGACCCTGAACGCTTTGAAGCGGCAATCGATCTGCTTGATATGGTGCATGCGCTTGAACGGACCGCAGATCGGGCAACAAACATTGGCGAACGGGTGATTTATCTGGCGACGAGTAGTCAGACCACGCTTAATTAA